From a single bacterium genomic region:
- a CDS encoding sodium:proton antiporter codes for MVCDFRSLRRPLLIALVALGLVGLVSLNAVAQDHGAADPATEQAADGHAADPHAAAAHAADAAGHGGGHGEGHGEGHVSPVGLLPLWTAIPFAGILLSIALGPLLAPHFWHHHFPKVSAFWALLFAIPFLIWNATEAIQEILHIYFLDYFPFIILLWGLFTISGGIYVGGALRGSPKVNVTLLLIGTFLASLIGTTGAAMVLIRPLLRANDWRRHKVHLIIFFIFLVANIGGSLTPLGDPPLFLGFLHKVPFFWVTTGLLKEMLLTSGLLLVVFFFFDSYFYRKEENVPAAQPGEGGIRIEGWHNFFFLLGVMGAVIMSGSLHLNEVTVYAGGSHAVKVPLQNWLKDVIIIAMGVLSMVTTQKSLREKNGFSWFPIQEVAYLFAGIFMTIIPALAILKAGPAGALADLTNNVHGPVRYFWATGILSSFLDNAPTYLTFFNAALGDLGKVEAEIPGMLGYLGSELKNLEFIHDLTAISAGAVFMGSVTYIGNAPNFMVKAIAEEAGIPMPSFFGYMGKWSLPILMPIFVIVTFVFFA; via the coding sequence ATGGTCTGTGACTTTCGTTCGCTCCGGCGCCCGCTGCTGATCGCGCTGGTCGCCCTGGGACTCGTCGGTCTGGTCTCGTTGAATGCCGTTGCTCAGGATCACGGCGCCGCCGACCCCGCGACCGAACAGGCGGCCGATGGCCACGCGGCCGATCCGCATGCGGCCGCGGCCCACGCCGCCGACGCGGCCGGACACGGTGGCGGTCACGGCGAAGGCCACGGTGAAGGCCATGTCAGCCCCGTCGGCCTGCTGCCCCTGTGGACGGCGATCCCCTTCGCGGGCATCCTGCTCTCGATCGCCCTCGGCCCCCTGCTGGCGCCCCACTTCTGGCACCACCACTTCCCCAAGGTCTCGGCCTTCTGGGCCCTGCTCTTCGCGATCCCGTTCCTGATCTGGAACGCGACGGAGGCCATCCAGGAGATCCTGCACATCTACTTCCTGGACTACTTCCCCTTCATCATCCTGCTGTGGGGCCTGTTCACCATCTCGGGCGGCATCTACGTGGGCGGCGCCCTGCGCGGCTCGCCGAAGGTGAACGTCACCCTGCTGCTGATCGGCACCTTCCTGGCCTCCCTGATCGGGACCACCGGCGCGGCGATGGTGCTCATCCGGCCCCTGCTGCGGGCCAACGACTGGCGCAGGCACAAGGTGCACCTGATCATCTTCTTCATCTTCCTGGTGGCCAACATCGGCGGCAGCCTGACGCCCCTGGGCGACCCGCCGCTCTTCCTCGGCTTCCTGCACAAGGTGCCCTTCTTCTGGGTCACGACCGGCCTGCTGAAGGAGATGCTGCTGACGAGCGGCCTGCTGCTGGTGGTGTTCTTCTTCTTCGACTCCTACTTCTACCGCAAGGAGGAGAACGTGCCGGCGGCCCAGCCCGGCGAGGGCGGCATCCGCATCGAGGGCTGGCACAACTTCTTCTTCCTGCTGGGCGTCATGGGCGCCGTGATCATGTCCGGCTCGCTGCACCTCAACGAGGTGACGGTCTACGCCGGCGGCAGCCACGCCGTGAAGGTGCCCCTGCAGAACTGGCTGAAGGACGTCATCATCATCGCCATGGGCGTGCTCAGCATGGTCACCACGCAGAAGTCCCTGCGCGAGAAGAACGGCTTCAGCTGGTTCCCCATCCAGGAGGTCGCCTACCTCTTCGCCGGCATCTTCATGACCATCATCCCGGCCCTGGCCATCCTGAAGGCCGGACCGGCCGGCGCCCTGGCCGACCTGACCAACAACGTGCACGGCCCGGTGCGCTACTTCTGGGCCACCGGCATCCTGTCGAGCTTCCTCGACAACGCGCCCACCTACCTGACGTTCTTCAACGCGGCCCTCGGCGACCTCGGCAAGGTCGAGGCCGAGATCCCCGGCATGCTGGGCTACCTGGGCTCCGAGCTGAAGAACCTGGAGTTCATCCACGACCTGACGGCCATCTCGGCCGGCGCCGTGTTCATGGGCTCGGTGACCTACATCGGCAACGCGCCGAACTTCATGGTCAAGGCCATCGCCGAGGAGGCCGGCATCCCCATGCCGAGCTTCTTCGGCTACATGGGCAAGTGGTCGCTGCCGATCCTGATGCCGATCTTCGTGATCGTCACCTTCGTCTTCTTCGCCTAA
- a CDS encoding glycosyltransferase family 4 protein has product MHIVHLSTRRDFYGGEVCLANLARGLAARGHRVSCLVQPGSALEAGLAGGPANVVPLAMVDWFDPGTVARVRRWLAVAGADADVLATHLPRDWFIAAVAGRDHGGAQVATRHQLAPVSWPVFKRPFLRRCRAVVGVSEAVSAVMRRSGLVPPERVVTIPNGVAAPTGAGAGERLRRLVGAPPTAPVVGMVGRLTPAKGAADLVAAAAAARHAVPDLHVVLIGGGEDGAFAAALRREAVLRGVGDRVHLTGYLPGAADLAAGFDVQVVPSVAEPFGLVTIEALAAGVPVIGTDAGGTPEIVRDGVEGFLVPAGDRAALANRLVCLLESAGLRREMGRRGRARHRERFTLARMLDATEALYRSCRREGARR; this is encoded by the coding sequence ATGCACATCGTCCACCTGAGCACGCGGCGCGATTTCTACGGTGGCGAGGTCTGCCTGGCGAACCTGGCCCGGGGGCTGGCCGCCCGGGGCCACCGCGTCAGCTGTCTCGTGCAGCCGGGCAGCGCGCTGGAGGCCGGCCTGGCCGGTGGCCCGGCGAACGTGGTGCCCCTGGCCATGGTCGACTGGTTCGACCCGGGCACCGTGGCCCGCGTGCGGCGGTGGCTGGCCGTCGCCGGCGCCGATGCCGACGTGCTGGCGACGCACCTGCCCCGGGACTGGTTCATCGCGGCTGTCGCGGGACGGGATCACGGCGGCGCCCAGGTCGCCACGCGGCACCAGCTGGCGCCGGTCTCGTGGCCGGTCTTCAAACGGCCCTTCCTGCGGCGCTGCCGGGCGGTGGTGGGCGTGAGCGAGGCCGTCTCGGCCGTGATGCGCCGCAGCGGGCTGGTGCCGCCGGAGCGGGTCGTCACGATCCCCAACGGCGTCGCGGCGCCGACGGGTGCGGGGGCAGGCGAGCGGCTGCGGCGTCTGGTCGGGGCGCCGCCGACGGCGCCGGTGGTCGGCATGGTGGGACGCCTGACGCCCGCCAAGGGGGCGGCCGATCTCGTCGCCGCCGCCGCCGCGGCCCGGCACGCGGTGCCGGATCTCCACGTGGTGCTGATCGGCGGCGGTGAGGACGGGGCCTTCGCGGCGGCGTTGCGGCGGGAGGCCGTCCTCAGGGGCGTCGGCGACCGCGTCCATCTGACGGGTTATCTGCCGGGCGCGGCCGACCTGGCCGCCGGCTTCGACGTGCAGGTGGTGCCCTCGGTGGCCGAGCCGTTCGGGCTGGTCACCATCGAGGCCCTGGCGGCGGGCGTGCCCGTGATCGGGACCGACGCCGGCGGCACGCCGGAGATCGTCCGCGACGGCGTCGAAGGCTTCCTCGTGCCCGCGGGCGACCGCGCCGCCCTGGCGAACCGGCTGGTGTGCCTGCTGGAGAGCGCCGGCCTGCGGCGGGAGATGGGCCGGCGGGGCCGCGCGCGCCACCGCGAACGCTTCACCCTCGCGCGCATGCTCGACGCCACCGAGGCGCTCTACCGGTCCTGCCGAAGAGAAGGGGCCCGGCGCTAG
- a CDS encoding MarC family protein translates to MGPTAFLVLSVSSLFAVIDPLGVIPFFSGLTADRDRPAKRRILAKSLVTAFVVLALFTLVGHELLRLFGITIEAFRIAGGVIFFGIGLDMLQSKPRRWQTGIRRAVAADKELHAVHHPDEVIDEDPSITPLAIPMIAGPGSITTVMVLTPQGPDNLGAPLVLAAVGAILLLTGGILMGADAVLNRLGATGMKIIEKLMGLLVTVIAVQLIIDGLGKVFIDLVLNSPKT, encoded by the coding sequence GTGGGCCCGACCGCCTTTCTCGTGCTCAGCGTCTCTTCGCTCTTCGCCGTCATCGATCCCCTGGGCGTCATCCCCTTCTTCAGCGGGCTGACGGCCGACCGGGACCGGCCGGCCAAGCGGCGCATCCTCGCCAAGTCCCTCGTCACGGCGTTCGTGGTGCTGGCCCTGTTCACCCTGGTCGGGCACGAACTGCTGCGCCTGTTCGGCATCACCATCGAGGCCTTCCGCATCGCCGGCGGCGTGATCTTCTTCGGCATCGGCCTGGATATGCTCCAGTCGAAGCCGCGGCGCTGGCAGACCGGTATCCGGCGCGCGGTGGCGGCCGACAAGGAGCTCCACGCCGTGCACCACCCCGACGAGGTGATCGACGAGGATCCGTCCATCACCCCGCTGGCAATCCCCATGATCGCCGGTCCGGGCAGCATCACCACGGTCATGGTCCTCACCCCCCAGGGGCCGGACAACCTGGGCGCGCCCCTCGTGCTCGCGGCGGTCGGCGCGATCCTGCTCCTGACCGGCGGCATCCTCATGGGCGCCGACGCGGTGCTCAACCGGCTGGGTGCGACGGGAATGAAGATCATCGAGAAACTGATGGGGCTGCTGGTCACAGTTATTGCGGTTCAGCTCATCATTGATGGACTTGGGAAGGTTTTTATAGATTTGGTGCTGAATAGCCCGAAAACATGA
- a CDS encoding multidrug efflux SMR transporter: MSAWLMLVLAGFLETGWAIGLKYTAGFTRPVPTVLTGIALVASMVLLGLAARTLPIGTAYAVWVGIGALGAAVLGVILFDEPLHPGRIVFLALLLVAIVGLRLTSRS, encoded by the coding sequence ATGTCCGCATGGCTGATGCTGGTGCTGGCCGGATTCCTCGAGACCGGCTGGGCCATCGGTCTGAAGTACACGGCCGGATTCACGCGGCCCGTGCCCACGGTGCTGACCGGGATCGCCCTCGTGGCGAGCATGGTCCTGCTGGGCCTGGCCGCGCGCACGCTCCCCATCGGCACGGCCTACGCCGTGTGGGTCGGCATCGGCGCCCTCGGGGCGGCGGTGCTGGGCGTCATCCTCTTCGACGAGCCCCTGCATCCCGGCCGGATCGTCTTCCTCGCCCTGCTCCTCGTCGCCATCGTCGGCCTGCGCCTGACCTCGCGCTCCTGA
- a CDS encoding sterol desaturase family protein — MSGAPRMQPANPVASDFVDPAGVDLARPLFAQVADLGASYFDWVHAPVPRPLLRRLAARPGVRWAGSVRIFGDDRLEAMTHIPWQLVLAIWAPVVVALPVLARRLAPLSALATAGLLVAGFFVWTFAEYVLHRWGFHTPPRSRLGIRVHFLAHGIHHLDPTDGTRLVFPPLLGVGIAAVLFGLVSLVLPVASALVVMSGLLAGYLVYDMSHYVSHHGRVQGSPWLRFLARYHNAHHHREPEAKYGVSNPLWDMVFRTGGHR; from the coding sequence ATGTCCGGCGCACCCCGCATGCAGCCCGCGAACCCGGTGGCCAGCGACTTCGTCGATCCGGCCGGCGTCGATCTGGCGCGCCCGCTGTTCGCCCAGGTCGCCGACCTCGGTGCGTCCTATTTCGACTGGGTGCACGCGCCGGTGCCGCGGCCGCTGCTGCGCCGCCTGGCGGCCCGGCCCGGCGTGCGCTGGGCCGGCTCGGTGCGCATCTTCGGCGACGACCGCCTCGAGGCCATGACCCACATCCCCTGGCAGCTCGTGCTGGCCATCTGGGCTCCGGTGGTGGTGGCGCTGCCGGTGCTGGCCCGGCGCCTGGCGCCGCTGTCGGCGCTCGCGACGGCGGGTCTGCTCGTGGCCGGCTTCTTCGTCTGGACCTTCGCCGAGTACGTGCTGCACCGCTGGGGCTTCCACACGCCGCCGCGCAGCCGGCTGGGCATCCGGGTCCACTTCCTGGCCCACGGCATCCACCACCTCGACCCGACCGACGGCACGCGCCTCGTCTTCCCGCCGCTGCTGGGCGTGGGTATCGCCGCGGTGCTGTTCGGCCTGGTCTCGCTGGTGCTGCCGGTGGCGTCGGCGCTGGTCGTCATGTCGGGTCTGCTGGCGGGCTACCTCGTCTACGACATGTCGCACTACGTGAGTCACCACGGCCGCGTGCAGGGCTCGCCGTGGCTGCGCTTCCTGGCCCGCTACCACAACGCCCATCACCACCGCGAGCCCGAGGCCAAGTACGGCGTCTCGAATCCGCTCTGGGACATGGTCTTCCGCACCGGCGGGCACCGCTGA